Proteins found in one Chaetodon auriga isolate fChaAug3 chromosome 12, fChaAug3.hap1, whole genome shotgun sequence genomic segment:
- the insl3 gene encoding insulin-like 3 (Leydig cell): protein MSAAKSLLSLMVVLVAAVCVAHAQERIKMCGRELIRLAVSSCGNSRLRRSILDTQLEQHRHTSHWEQDTSKEHQATEAVLGAPESDGERDVFLAPHWYPLSSRIRRAAGKISDICCEKGCSMKELIQFC, encoded by the exons ATGTCTGCTGCTAAGAGTTTGCTGTCTctgatggtggtgctggtggctgcagtgtgtgtggctCATGCCCAGGAGAGGATTAAGATGTGCGGGAGAGAGTTGATACGTCTGGCCGTCTCATCCTGTGGCAACTCTCGACTGAGGAGAAGCATCCTGGACACGCAGCTGGAACAGCATCGACACACTTCTCACT GGGAGCAGGACACCTCGAAGGAGCACCAGGCAACAGAGGCGGTCCTCGGCGCTCCAGAGTCTGACGGGGAGAGGGACGTCTTCTTGGCTCCTCACTGGTACCCCTTGTCCTCTCGGATTAGACGAGCTGCTGGGAAAATATCTGATATTTGCTGCGAGAAGGGATGCAGCATGAAAGAGTTGATCCAGTTTTGCTAG